In the genome of Halapricum salinum, one region contains:
- a CDS encoding outer membrane protein assembly factor BamB family protein, whose translation MTRELQSTRRRYLAGLGATAVTAGLGLGAGTASGTVAEAGWTQFGYDTANSGHAPGNRGPKLNIEQRWRFRSSGAGSSAAVTEDTVFAGLDDNVYAIATDDGSERWQARWQQTITSAPSVRGDFVYVGAENNIYGLNRADGDTEWVVSTSGRVTAAPAVTSEMVITGSQDGWIYALDRQNGSERWSRKTDLFDSVSAGAAVADGTVYVGDERGFVYAFAATDGSKQWRYRCQGAIENAVSVVDGTVYASDATGRVYALDASDGSEQWVFDSESAGTSSVAVTDEAVYVGSEDGFLYALDVYDGSESWSYQTAGAVHAPAVANGVVYAGSEDGSVYALEADGGDEQWTFDTGGPVESSPAAYDGTVYVQSSDRGLFAIEQSVEAVISFSPEKPAADERIRFDATGSKPSDLIVSYEWEIDGKTLSGETAGYSFSTKGNRDIRLTVEDKFGNVDTAIRTVPVAGIAPTAGFSVSPSNPNPGDTVIFSAGRSSDPDGEIVEYNWVIGTDSYSGLTVPYTFPETGSYYVELTVIDDDGATDSVSSNVRVEAATTPTPTPPDTTTATPTATPTPTETPTTTPSEAALDGPDSGSAGGSTGGSGDSMDEWLQIGTGGLASLLGLAGWLHFDVTGSDEPTDSATGAPRAADGSGVESTDGSAGETESDESAPSESSTETESMDETGGSAGDAATESDRDSSAETTPTDDESPDESA comes from the coding sequence ATGACACGGGAGTTACAATCGACGCGTCGCCGATATCTGGCAGGACTCGGCGCGACGGCAGTCACTGCCGGGTTGGGACTCGGTGCTGGGACGGCGTCGGGGACCGTCGCCGAGGCTGGATGGACTCAATTTGGGTACGACACGGCGAATTCGGGCCACGCCCCGGGAAACCGTGGGCCGAAACTGAACATCGAACAGCGGTGGCGGTTTCGGTCGTCCGGGGCTGGTTCGTCAGCAGCGGTCACCGAGGACACGGTGTTCGCCGGCCTCGACGACAACGTCTACGCGATCGCGACCGACGACGGTTCTGAGCGCTGGCAAGCGCGGTGGCAACAGACGATCACGTCGGCGCCGTCGGTCCGCGGCGATTTCGTCTACGTAGGTGCGGAGAACAACATCTACGGCCTGAATCGTGCCGACGGCGACACTGAGTGGGTGGTCAGCACGAGCGGGAGAGTGACAGCCGCGCCGGCAGTCACGTCCGAGATGGTGATCACCGGCAGTCAGGACGGCTGGATCTACGCGCTCGACCGTCAGAACGGAAGCGAGCGCTGGTCACGGAAGACCGATCTCTTCGACTCCGTTTCTGCGGGCGCTGCCGTCGCGGACGGGACCGTCTACGTCGGTGACGAACGCGGATTCGTCTACGCGTTTGCTGCAACGGACGGCTCCAAACAGTGGCGCTATCGCTGTCAGGGGGCGATCGAGAACGCGGTGAGTGTCGTCGACGGGACCGTCTACGCCAGCGACGCGACCGGGCGTGTCTACGCGCTCGACGCTAGCGACGGTTCCGAGCAGTGGGTCTTCGACTCCGAGAGTGCGGGGACGTCGTCGGTCGCCGTCACCGACGAGGCAGTCTACGTCGGCAGCGAGGACGGCTTCCTCTACGCGCTCGACGTCTACGACGGCTCGGAGTCGTGGTCGTACCAGACAGCTGGTGCAGTCCACGCGCCGGCAGTGGCCAACGGCGTCGTCTACGCGGGCAGCGAGGACGGGTCAGTCTACGCGCTCGAAGCGGACGGCGGAGACGAACAGTGGACGTTCGACACCGGTGGGCCAGTCGAATCGTCTCCAGCGGCGTACGACGGGACCGTCTACGTCCAGAGTAGCGACCGCGGTCTGTTTGCGATCGAGCAGTCGGTCGAGGCCGTGATCTCCTTCAGCCCGGAGAAACCGGCCGCCGACGAACGAATTCGATTCGACGCCACGGGGTCGAAACCGTCCGACCTCATCGTCTCCTACGAGTGGGAGATCGACGGCAAGACGCTGAGCGGTGAGACTGCCGGCTACTCGTTTTCGACGAAGGGCAATCGAGACATCCGGTTGACGGTCGAAGACAAGTTCGGAAACGTCGATACGGCAATCCGTACGGTTCCAGTCGCAGGGATCGCACCGACGGCCGGGTTCAGCGTCTCGCCCTCGAATCCGAATCCAGGCGACACGGTCATCTTCTCGGCCGGGCGCTCCTCGGACCCGGACGGGGAAATCGTCGAGTACAACTGGGTCATCGGCACCGATTCGTACTCGGGATTGACAGTCCCCTATACGTTCCCCGAGACGGGATCGTACTACGTCGAGTTGACCGTCATCGACGACGACGGTGCCACTGATAGCGTGAGTTCGAACGTTCGTGTCGAAGCGGCGACGACGCCCACGCCGACGCCTCCAGATACCACGACAGCCACCCCGACGGCTACGCCCACCCCGACAGAGACACCGACGACGACTCCGTCCGAGGCGGCTCTGGATGGCCCGGACAGTGGATCGGCCGGCGGTTCGACTGGCGGCAGTGGCGACTCGATGGACGAGTGGCTACAGATCGGGACCGGCGGTCTCGCGAGCTTGCTCGGCCTCGCCGGCTGGCTCCACTTCGACGTGACCGGGTCCGACGAACCGACCGACTCGGCGACTGGCGCGCCCAGAGCAGCCGACGGCAGCGGGGTCGAGTCGACCGACGGGTCGGCTGGCGAGACGGAGTCAGACGAGTCCGCTCCGTCCGAATCCTCGACCGAGACCGAGTCAATGGACGAAACCGGCGGATCGGCCGGTGACGCGGCGACGGAAAGTGACCGGGATTCGAGTGCGGAGACGACGCCCACGGACGACGAGTCGCCCGACGAGTCAGCGTAA
- a CDS encoding DUF6663 family protein, giving the protein MEEQRRVRVLPGPESGTLRLLDRETFDPVVVRLDGSDARLDDVHPGYLLDATLDWSAPEPAVERFTVQRSTLYTFADGIEPVFEVARDVWQEARASGDGMNSRVTHNTDGEANGVCYVFAEPPLEDRLTEFREGARPIEPLIDRVNESADVAPREVFVLRPADGAFVVVTIAFEKGGHFADTLRETYSCERPAEPLG; this is encoded by the coding sequence ATGGAAGAACAGCGCCGGGTTCGCGTGCTTCCCGGCCCGGAGTCGGGGACGCTTCGGCTCCTCGATCGGGAAACGTTCGATCCGGTCGTCGTCCGGCTCGACGGGAGCGACGCGCGTCTCGACGACGTCCACCCTGGATATCTCCTCGACGCAACGCTCGACTGGTCGGCCCCCGAGCCGGCAGTCGAGAGATTCACTGTGCAGCGGTCGACGCTGTACACGTTCGCCGACGGGATCGAACCGGTGTTCGAGGTCGCCCGAGACGTCTGGCAGGAGGCGCGCGCGAGCGGTGACGGGATGAACAGCCGCGTGACACACAACACCGACGGCGAAGCCAACGGCGTCTGTTACGTCTTCGCCGAGCCCCCACTCGAAGATCGACTCACGGAGTTCCGCGAAGGGGCACGGCCGATCGAACCGCTGATCGACCGAGTCAACGAGAGTGCCGACGTCGCTCCGCGGGAGGTGTTCGTCCTCCGACCGGCGGACGGTGCGTTCGTCGTCGTCACGATCGCCTTCGAGAAGGGCGGCCACTTCGCGGATACGCTTCGGGAGACGTACTCGTGTGAGCGGCCGGCCGAACCGCTCGGGTGA
- a CDS encoding fumarylacetoacetate hydrolase family protein, whose amino-acid sequence MDDVRFRDPAGTVREGLWHDDHVHFGDDAYDLEEVDVLAPSEPTKIVCVGRNYARHADERGEDVPDRPLLFLKPPNAVATHGSTITLPEGKDRVEHEAELAVVIDRQCKDVAPEDAEDVIRGYTCFNDISNRDDQDREQNWIRGKAFDNAAPMGPVLTEDIPDDAAIRLRVNGQTRQDSSIEHFIFSIPELIAEITAYMTLEPGDVIATGTPEGVGPLTDGDHVEVEIEGVGTLEHEVRQAE is encoded by the coding sequence ATGGACGACGTACGATTCCGCGATCCGGCTGGCACCGTACGTGAGGGGCTGTGGCACGACGACCACGTTCACTTCGGCGACGACGCCTACGACCTCGAGGAGGTGGACGTGCTGGCCCCGTCCGAACCGACGAAGATCGTCTGCGTCGGGCGTAACTACGCCAGACACGCCGACGAACGTGGCGAGGACGTACCCGACCGGCCGCTGCTGTTTCTCAAACCGCCCAACGCCGTCGCGACCCACGGCTCGACGATCACGCTCCCCGAAGGCAAGGATCGGGTCGAGCACGAGGCCGAGCTCGCGGTCGTCATCGACCGCCAGTGCAAAGACGTCGCCCCGGAGGACGCCGAAGATGTCATCCGCGGGTACACCTGTTTCAACGACATCTCGAACCGTGACGATCAGGACCGCGAGCAGAACTGGATCCGCGGGAAGGCATTCGACAACGCCGCGCCGATGGGGCCGGTCCTGACCGAGGATATTCCCGACGACGCGGCCATTCGACTGCGGGTCAACGGCCAGACGCGCCAGGACTCCTCGATCGAGCACTTCATCTTCTCCATCCCGGAGTTGATCGCGGAGATCACGGCGTACATGACGCTGGAGCCGGGCGACGTGATCGCGACCGGGACGCCCGAGGGCGTCGGACCGCTGACCGACGGCGATCACGTCGAAGTCGAGATCGAGGGCGTGGGGACGCTCGAACACGAGGTCCGGCAGGCGGAGTGA
- a CDS encoding SdpI family protein — protein MHSTHRYGLGLAIAAAAGVASLLAAPELPQEVVTHWNAAGEADGYAPRWVAMALLPALSVAILAMFAVIPRIDPLGSNIREFQAAYEWFAVGTVALLSYVHAVLLLVNVGVEASIFQLVTPAVAALYVAVGFVLDRAEQNWFVGIRTPWTLTDEQVWDRTHERAGPLFKVAGVVTLGALVVPEYATAFLVGPVAVVALVTTVYSYVAYRRIHHG, from the coding sequence ATGCACTCGACGCATCGGTACGGACTCGGTCTGGCGATCGCCGCGGCCGCCGGGGTCGCGAGCCTGCTCGCCGCCCCAGAACTCCCCCAGGAGGTCGTCACCCACTGGAACGCTGCTGGCGAGGCGGACGGCTACGCGCCTCGCTGGGTCGCGATGGCTCTCCTCCCTGCGCTGAGTGTCGCCATCCTGGCGATGTTCGCCGTCATCCCACGGATCGATCCGCTCGGGAGCAACATCCGGGAGTTTCAGGCCGCTTACGAGTGGTTCGCGGTCGGGACGGTCGCACTGCTGTCGTACGTCCACGCCGTCCTATTGTTGGTCAACGTCGGCGTCGAGGCGTCTATCTTCCAGCTCGTCACGCCGGCCGTGGCCGCGCTGTACGTCGCCGTCGGGTTCGTCCTCGACCGCGCCGAGCAGAACTGGTTCGTCGGCATCCGAACGCCCTGGACGCTGACCGACGAGCAGGTGTGGGACCGAACGCACGAGCGAGCCGGACCCCTGTTCAAAGTAGCCGGCGTCGTCACCCTCGGTGCGCTCGTCGTCCCGGAGTACGCGACGGCGTTCCTCGTCGGCCCCGTCGCCGTCGTCGCGCTCGTGACGACAGTGTACTCCTACGTGGCCTACCGCCGAATCCACCACGGCTGA
- a CDS encoding GMC family oxidoreductase, which translates to MARDRSASERVDVCIVGAGPAGALVAHRLASAGYEVVVLEAGPRFDFEERIERMERSIRPAHPPQSVWDVGGPRDAYTSSGEMHYPLNHARVKGVGGTSLHWQGMVMRLHERDFDGENGGDPWPIDYSDLRPYYADAEQAIGVAGADDNPFAPPRNEPFPLPAFPPSHSDSIFAPACERLEITTHSIPNARNSEPYDGRGACVGYGTCKPICASGAKYDATVHVRKAEDEGARVIDRAPVQRLEHDDAGEQVEAAVYATPDGQEHRQEAREFVLAAGGIEIPRLLLLSSSEQYPDGLANSSGLVGRFFTEHLAARVGGTVDRPTRQKHVGFNTTETHQFYDSDDHMPIKLEFLNYAGPSPVEDALHADEWGDDLLGSLRETYGNYLEVAGLVQQEARADNRVTLDTERTDDHGNPVPEIEWSISDRDRATIERANEVQRSILDELDADVEWVVGPDSTGPAFHHMGTTRMGDDPASSVVDPSCRTHDLENCWVASSSVFVTAGAMNPTLTIAALALRVADDIVERLAQQ; encoded by the coding sequence ATGGCGCGAGATCGGTCCGCTTCGGAGCGAGTCGACGTCTGTATCGTCGGTGCGGGACCGGCAGGCGCGCTCGTCGCCCACCGCCTGGCCAGCGCGGGCTACGAGGTAGTCGTCCTCGAAGCCGGCCCCAGATTCGACTTCGAAGAGCGGATCGAGCGGATGGAACGGTCGATCCGTCCCGCCCACCCACCCCAGTCAGTCTGGGACGTGGGCGGGCCGCGTGACGCCTACACCTCCTCGGGTGAGATGCACTATCCCCTCAATCACGCTCGCGTGAAAGGCGTCGGCGGGACCAGCCTCCACTGGCAGGGGATGGTGATGCGTCTGCACGAACGCGATTTCGACGGCGAAAACGGCGGCGATCCCTGGCCGATCGACTACAGTGACCTGCGGCCGTACTACGCCGACGCCGAGCAGGCCATCGGCGTCGCCGGGGCCGACGACAACCCCTTTGCACCGCCGCGGAACGAGCCGTTTCCGCTGCCGGCGTTTCCGCCTTCGCACAGCGACTCGATCTTCGCCCCTGCCTGCGAGCGATTGGAGATCACGACCCACTCGATTCCGAACGCTCGGAACTCCGAACCCTACGACGGCCGCGGTGCCTGTGTCGGCTACGGGACGTGCAAGCCCATCTGTGCCTCCGGCGCGAAGTACGACGCGACCGTCCACGTCCGGAAAGCCGAGGACGAAGGTGCGCGAGTGATCGACCGCGCGCCCGTTCAACGACTCGAACACGACGACGCGGGCGAGCAAGTCGAGGCCGCGGTCTACGCGACCCCGGATGGCCAAGAGCACAGGCAAGAAGCCCGCGAGTTCGTACTCGCGGCCGGGGGGATCGAGATTCCGCGACTCCTCTTGCTCTCTTCGAGCGAACAGTATCCGGACGGCCTCGCGAATTCGTCGGGGCTGGTGGGCCGGTTCTTCACGGAGCACCTCGCAGCGCGGGTCGGCGGGACGGTCGACCGTCCCACGCGTCAGAAGCACGTCGGCTTCAACACGACCGAGACCCACCAGTTCTACGACAGCGACGACCACATGCCGATCAAACTCGAATTCCTGAACTACGCCGGTCCCTCGCCCGTCGAGGATGCCCTCCACGCCGACGAATGGGGCGACGACCTGCTCGGGAGTCTACGCGAGACCTACGGCAACTATCTCGAGGTCGCCGGGCTAGTCCAGCAGGAGGCCCGCGCGGACAATCGCGTCACGCTCGACACCGAGCGGACGGACGATCACGGCAATCCCGTCCCGGAGATCGAGTGGTCGATCAGCGACCGGGATCGGGCGACGATCGAACGGGCAAACGAGGTCCAGCGCTCGATCCTCGACGAACTCGACGCCGACGTCGAGTGGGTCGTCGGCCCGGATTCGACCGGGCCGGCGTTCCACCACATGGGGACGACCCGGATGGGCGACGATCCAGCGTCGAGCGTGGTCGATCCCAGCTGCCGGACGCACGACCTCGAAAACTGCTGGGTCGCTTCGAGTAGCGTCTTCGTCACTGCGGGCGCGATGAACCCGACGCTGACAATCGCAGCGCTCGCACTCAGGGTCGCAGACGACATCGTAGAGCGCCTCGCGCAACAATAG